Proteins from a genomic interval of Bradyrhizobium sp. CCGB01:
- a CDS encoding MBL fold metallo-hydrolase, whose protein sequence is MLRNSGRVFAGALTIAALSACTQTSHPAAPANLGKPISSVAMEALIDQPGPIELKTVVGADWIADLSGLLNLNDPKAVQAGLRDHEEPIKVYAHVVRHPTQGFFLVDTGVSKRLVEDPASSGVGWVLRKFAKIQRMQVRQDTSSVIKSEGVPLKGVFMTHLHLDHISGMPDVPKDVPIYTGPGEPEYSSFLHMVVQGTEDSLLEGRPPLREFQFSKDPDRKFEGVIDVFGDGSLFAIQTPGHTPGHVSYLARTPTGPVLLTGDTAHTRWGWENDVEPGTYTDNRESERKSLLALKALSERHPKMIVRLGHQP, encoded by the coding sequence ATGCTCCGTAATTCAGGTCGCGTTTTCGCGGGTGCTCTGACCATCGCCGCGCTTTCCGCGTGCACACAGACCTCGCATCCTGCGGCGCCTGCAAATCTCGGCAAGCCGATCAGCTCGGTGGCCATGGAAGCCTTGATCGATCAGCCGGGACCGATTGAGCTCAAGACGGTCGTCGGCGCGGATTGGATCGCCGATCTTTCGGGGCTGCTCAATTTGAACGATCCGAAAGCCGTCCAGGCCGGCCTTAGGGATCACGAGGAGCCGATCAAGGTCTATGCGCATGTCGTGCGGCATCCGACACAGGGATTTTTCCTGGTCGACACTGGGGTTTCAAAGCGGCTGGTGGAGGATCCCGCGAGCTCAGGGGTCGGATGGGTGCTGAGAAAATTTGCAAAGATCCAAAGGATGCAGGTCCGGCAGGACACGTCGTCCGTCATCAAATCGGAAGGCGTTCCTCTGAAGGGGGTGTTCATGACCCATCTCCATCTCGACCATATCTCCGGGATGCCGGACGTTCCAAAGGACGTGCCGATTTACACGGGCCCTGGTGAGCCTGAGTATTCGAGCTTCCTGCATATGGTCGTTCAGGGGACGGAAGACAGCCTCCTTGAAGGAAGGCCCCCACTTCGGGAGTTCCAGTTCTCGAAAGATCCAGATAGGAAATTCGAAGGGGTTATCGACGTCTTCGGTGATGGTTCATTGTTTGCGATCCAGACCCCGGGACATACTCCGGGCCATGTCTCCTATCTCGCCCGCACGCCAACAGGTCCTGTGCTTCTGACGGGCGACACTGCCCACACGCGTTGGGGTTGGGAGAATGACGTCGAGCCTGGGACTTACACGGACAACCGGGAAAGCGAACGGAAGAGTTTGCTCGCGTTAAAGGCCTTGAGTGAACGTCACCCGAAGATGATTGTGAGGTTAGGTCATCAACCCTGA
- a CDS encoding LysR family transcriptional regulator — MGLLWDDLRIFLAVCEAGSLSGAARRLKVSQPTLSRRIAEMEYELGEPLFVRKNQGISLTKAGTRLLPAAQGMAQWATEATRSLDAKNSPVSGRVRITAAPSFAFDFLAPIAEKLKRKHPQITLEVLASTERLNLSRGEADIALRRYPSDDPDLITVDEVVVPIGLYAGRDYARRLPARYDFRDLDWIVWAGEREMLSPNPELAARIPDFRPAFTSDDYSVQVAACQAGVGAMILLKTSHRLKRPGELVELKLELPASLRAELAIVCHKRMADLPKVRTVLDVLRQEFADLRKSQSAKRPRTRTTTVP; from the coding sequence GTGGGATTACTATGGGACGACCTCCGGATTTTTCTCGCCGTTTGCGAGGCCGGAAGCCTGAGCGGCGCGGCACGACGCCTCAAGGTGAGCCAACCCACTTTGAGCCGGCGGATTGCAGAGATGGAGTATGAGCTCGGCGAGCCGCTTTTCGTCCGCAAGAATCAGGGCATCAGCTTGACAAAGGCCGGAACAAGACTGCTTCCCGCAGCCCAAGGTATGGCGCAGTGGGCGACGGAAGCTACTCGCTCACTCGATGCAAAGAATTCGCCGGTGAGCGGCCGCGTGCGCATCACGGCGGCACCATCGTTCGCGTTTGATTTCCTGGCGCCGATCGCGGAAAAGCTCAAGAGAAAGCATCCACAGATCACTCTCGAGGTTCTGGCCAGCACGGAGCGCTTAAATCTCTCGCGCGGCGAGGCGGACATCGCACTAAGGAGATATCCCTCCGATGACCCTGATCTGATCACAGTCGATGAAGTTGTCGTGCCGATCGGCCTGTACGCGGGCAGGGACTACGCGCGGCGGCTACCCGCGAGATACGATTTCCGCGACCTCGACTGGATCGTATGGGCAGGAGAGCGCGAAATGTTGAGCCCAAATCCGGAGCTCGCGGCCAGAATCCCGGACTTTCGACCTGCTTTCACGTCCGACGATTACAGCGTGCAGGTCGCGGCCTGCCAGGCGGGTGTCGGCGCGATGATCCTTCTGAAGACGTCCCATCGGCTCAAGCGGCCGGGTGAACTCGTGGAGCTCAAGCTTGAGCTCCCGGCTTCGCTCCGTGCAGAACTCGCGATCGTCTGCCACAAGCGCATGGCGGATCTGCCCAAGGTCAGAACCGTCCTGGACGTGCTCAGGCAAGAGTTCGCTGATCTGAGGAAAAGCCAGAGCGCGAAGAGGCCCCGAACACGGACGACAACAGTCCCATGA
- a CDS encoding nuclear transport factor 2 family protein, producing the protein MANVDETVRAYGAAWLEVDEAERRRLLQSAWSETGIYQDPTANVVGREALIRHIADFHKRLPGTTIAFASGVDHHHGKFQFLWKMIGADGQVTVEGRDFGEFDVDGRICRIVGFFGQPPPLRGTE; encoded by the coding sequence ATGGCCAATGTGGACGAGACGGTTCGCGCTTACGGAGCTGCTTGGCTGGAAGTCGACGAAGCGGAGCGCCGTCGCCTCTTGCAATCTGCTTGGAGCGAGACTGGGATTTATCAGGACCCAACTGCGAACGTAGTGGGTCGAGAAGCGCTGATCCGGCATATCGCGGACTTCCATAAACGTTTGCCGGGCACGACGATCGCCTTCGCCAGTGGCGTCGATCATCACCACGGCAAATTTCAATTCTTGTGGAAGATGATCGGGGCCGATGGGCAAGTTACCGTCGAAGGTCGTGATTTCGGCGAGTTCGATGTCGATGGTCGCATATGCCGCATTGTGGGCTTCTTTGGTCAACCCCCACCACTTCGGGGCACCGAGTAG
- a CDS encoding winged helix-turn-helix domain-containing protein, giving the protein MRYLFEEYTFDTSRRELRRGMELVSVAPQVFDLLELLICARERVVSKDELVATVWKGRIVSDAALTTRLNAARSAVGDTGQKQRLIKTLQRKGFRFIGAVRETPTGELTSSATQTSPPHLSIIVLPFANLSGDPEQDYFVDGITESLTTDLSRIRRSFVIGRHTAFTYKGKVIDLRQIGLELNIRYVVEGSVQRSGDRLRVNVQLVNAENSSHLWSDRFDKSVADLLDMQDEIVSRLANALNAQLIEAEAQRAENAPHPDSMDLYLQGRYWWNKGLTSEYLRLARHFFERALSIDPGNVDAMVWMATVDTVTACALLTDAYHQLFVAAETTLLKALSLAPNHSWAHVNLGTVLVYTNRVAEGVAECERALALDRNLAIAHGVMGIAKLFSGGGADTEGHINQALRLSPHDIFAFAWMGDVGFSKIQLGAEAEAVTWFRRGLETNRNYAFAHFGLAAALALLGNLPEAQAAAKAGLALDPTFSIRRFKNFSVSDNPVFLAGAKRTIKGLYIAGVPKE; this is encoded by the coding sequence TTGCGCTATCTCTTTGAGGAATACACATTTGACACCAGCCGGCGCGAGTTGCGTCGGGGGATGGAGTTGGTATCTGTCGCGCCGCAAGTATTTGACTTGCTCGAATTGCTGATCTGCGCGCGCGAGCGAGTCGTTAGCAAAGACGAGCTCGTCGCTACCGTTTGGAAAGGGCGCATCGTTTCGGATGCGGCGCTGACGACCCGGCTAAATGCTGCGCGGAGCGCTGTTGGCGATACGGGCCAGAAGCAACGGCTGATTAAGACGCTGCAGCGCAAGGGCTTTCGCTTCATTGGCGCTGTGCGGGAAACACCCACCGGTGAATTGACTAGTTCAGCGACGCAAACGTCGCCGCCGCACCTTTCAATTATTGTGTTGCCTTTCGCTAATCTCAGCGGTGATCCGGAACAAGATTACTTCGTTGACGGTATTACCGAAAGCCTGACCACAGACCTGTCGCGTATCAGGCGGTCGTTCGTCATCGGTAGGCACACTGCATTCACCTACAAAGGCAAGGTTATCGATCTCAGGCAGATCGGCTTAGAGTTGAACATCCGTTATGTGGTCGAAGGATCGGTTCAGCGTAGCGGCGACCGACTACGGGTGAACGTTCAGCTCGTAAATGCCGAAAATAGCTCACATCTTTGGTCGGATCGTTTCGACAAGTCCGTTGCCGACTTGTTGGATATGCAGGACGAGATTGTATCGAGACTCGCGAATGCGCTGAACGCGCAACTCATTGAGGCTGAGGCGCAGAGGGCCGAAAACGCTCCGCATCCGGATTCAATGGATCTGTATCTTCAAGGCCGCTATTGGTGGAACAAGGGACTTACGTCTGAATATCTGCGGCTGGCTCGTCATTTTTTTGAACGTGCATTGTCGATTGATCCAGGAAATGTCGATGCGATGGTGTGGATGGCGACGGTCGACACGGTAACTGCTTGCGCCTTGTTGACCGACGCTTACCATCAACTCTTTGTTGCGGCAGAGACCACATTGCTGAAAGCGCTGTCTCTTGCGCCGAATCATTCTTGGGCTCACGTAAATTTGGGGACTGTGCTCGTCTATACGAATCGCGTGGCCGAAGGCGTGGCCGAGTGCGAGCGAGCGTTGGCGTTAGATCGCAATTTGGCTATAGCGCACGGAGTCATGGGTATCGCAAAGCTGTTCAGTGGTGGTGGCGCAGACACGGAGGGCCACATCAATCAGGCGCTACGTCTATCCCCTCACGATATCTTCGCTTTTGCCTGGATGGGCGACGTAGGCTTCTCCAAAATACAGCTCGGAGCAGAAGCTGAGGCCGTCACTTGGTTTCGTCGCGGGCTCGAAACGAATCGAAATTATGCTTTTGCACATTTTGGACTGGCTGCCGCGCTCGCGCTTCTTGGCAATTTGCCCGAGGCGCAAGCTGCCGCGAAAGCTGGACTTGCACTTGATCCCACGTTCTCTATTCGTCGTTTTAAGAATTTTTCGGTAAGCGATAATCCGGTGTTCCTGGCTGGCGCCAAGCGCACCATAAAAGGGCTGTATATAGCCGGCGTGCCGAAGGAGTGA
- a CDS encoding SDR family oxidoreductase, with translation MTGKKVVVAGATGLVGNAALRHFGTSDPCEIVALSRRKPRNLYGARHVPIDLTSEADCRRAAAELKGATHLIYAALYEAPQLVDGWRDPQQIRTNDLMLRNLMGALEPVSPDLEHVALLQGTKAYGVHVRPLTVPAREGRSEMYEQPNFYWAQENFLRELQAGKGWHWSILRPVLIVGLAMGGAMDLIPPLGVYAAMLREQGRPLDFPGGAARVAQAVDVDLLARAIAWSGEAKAAQNEAFNVTNGDVFTWENIWPAVADALEMKPGKPVPLSLAKESSNWVGPWDALRREHNLVSPALADFVGLSFQYADYSMRYGQTESGPPSIVSTVKINRAGFTEMMDTEDMFRKWFRQAKDERLLP, from the coding sequence ATGACGGGCAAGAAGGTCGTGGTCGCCGGCGCGACCGGTCTCGTCGGCAACGCCGCGTTGCGACACTTCGGCACATCGGACCCGTGCGAGATCGTCGCACTGTCCCGCCGCAAGCCGCGCAACCTCTACGGCGCCCGCCACGTGCCGATCGACCTCACCAGCGAAGCCGATTGCCGCCGCGCCGCGGCCGAGCTCAAGGGCGCTACCCATCTGATCTACGCTGCGCTCTACGAGGCGCCGCAACTCGTCGACGGCTGGCGCGACCCGCAGCAGATCAGGACCAACGACCTGATGCTGCGCAATCTGATGGGCGCGCTCGAGCCGGTCTCGCCGGATCTCGAGCATGTCGCTCTGTTGCAGGGCACCAAGGCCTACGGCGTGCACGTCCGCCCGCTGACCGTGCCGGCCCGCGAAGGCCGCTCGGAGATGTACGAGCAGCCCAATTTCTACTGGGCGCAGGAAAACTTCCTGCGCGAGCTTCAGGCCGGCAAGGGCTGGCACTGGAGCATCTTGCGTCCGGTCCTGATCGTCGGCCTTGCCATGGGCGGCGCCATGGACCTGATCCCGCCGCTCGGCGTCTACGCCGCGATGCTGCGCGAGCAGGGCAGGCCGCTCGACTTTCCCGGCGGCGCCGCGCGGGTGGCGCAGGCCGTCGACGTCGATCTCCTCGCCCGCGCGATCGCCTGGTCGGGCGAGGCCAAGGCCGCACAGAACGAAGCTTTCAACGTCACCAACGGCGACGTCTTCACCTGGGAAAACATCTGGCCTGCGGTCGCGGACGCGCTGGAGATGAAGCCCGGAAAACCGGTCCCGCTATCGCTGGCGAAGGAATCTTCGAACTGGGTCGGCCCGTGGGACGCACTCAGGCGCGAGCATAACCTCGTCTCGCCCGCTCTCGCCGACTTCGTCGGTCTGTCCTTCCAGTACGCCGATTACAGCATGCGCTACGGCCAGACTGAATCCGGTCCGCCCTCGATCGTCTCGACCGTCAAGATCAACCGCGCCGGCTTCACCGAGATGATGGACACCGAGGACATGTTCCGGAAGTGGTTTCGGCAGGCGAAGGACGAGCGGCTGCTGCCCTAG